The following proteins come from a genomic window of Megalobrama amblycephala isolate DHTTF-2021 linkage group LG1, ASM1881202v1, whole genome shotgun sequence:
- the LOC125279046 gene encoding uncharacterized protein LOC125279046, producing the protein MEDLLKIHHCYYCKQPHYRMMDHLQSVHPNEPEVANALTFDKSSQERKHLLNLLQTKGNVLHSTNVVQSSKQDLKTFVPDCSFDDSVYCIYCLGLFNKKYFATHLEQCKGKSTDSAEASCGEILLNAGPVPPTPTLTSPWSPEEMDANLEPSGFHWLNTTYGTEQLNLDNEQGSSSHQDVTCSVGQPDVSSPNEGVRNNGQTEGDNLQFRHSLKNEVRYDFMSGSFPYQSTGQESTDCKNEEISLPKCDVDQERTVTATSDTCSIKAHPEYNVLRNMFDDFSPPHSNRTVSNDSVKAKTHGKGRKRMRKRRSRIQNESLIMGDDLLGEGEMPSSKIHVCQHCRATLCSSYTLRRHEYTHTGERPFWCHHCNVGFIQKYRLLKHTFAYHGDTLTNTDQEKPKRPKRRIQSGETSVKDDASLEPSAKSPVNDETEENVAATKQDTFVSDTEVRVFHWEEAGHSKVKDTNC; encoded by the exons ATGGAAGACTTGTTGAAGATACATCACTGCTATTACTGCAAGCAACCACATTATAGAATGATGGATCATCTTCAGTCAGTTCATCCTAATGAGCCAGAGGTGGCAAACGCTCTTACCTTTGACAAGAGCTCACAAGAAAGGAAACATCTCTTGAACCTCCTTCAAACTAAGGGAAATGTTTTACACAGCACAAATGTGGTTCAAAGTAGTAAACaagatttaaaaacatttgtacCAGACTGCTCATTTGATGATAGTGTTTATTGCATCTACTGTTTAGGGTTATTTAACAAGAAGTATTTTGCTACGCATTTAGAGCAGTGCAAGGGCAAATCAACTGACAGTGCTGAGGCTAGCTGTGGTGAAATTCTTCTCAATGCTGGGCCCGTTCCTCCAACTCCCACACTTACTTCCCCCTGGAGTCCGGAAGAGATGGATGCAAATCTAGAACCATCAGGTTTTCATTGGCTAAATACCACCTATGGAACAGAGCAGCTAAATTTGGATAATGAACAAGGAAGTTCTTCCCATCAAGATGTCACATGCAGTGTAGGGCAACCAGATGTCTCAAGTCCAAATGAGGGGGTTAGAAATAATGGGCAGACAGAGGGTGATAATTTACAATTCAGACATTCTCTTAAAAATGAAGTCCGCTATGATTTTATGTCGGGTAGTTTTCCGTATCAAAGCACTGGTCAAGAATCAACAGACTGTAAGAATGAAGAAATAAGTCTCCCAAAGTGTGATGTTGATCAAGAAAGGACAGTGACGGCAACATCAGACACCTGCTCCATCAAAGCTCACCCAGAATACAACGTTCTCAGAAATATGTTTGATGATTTCAGTCCACCTCACAGCAACCGAACTGTGTCTAATGACAGTGTGAAAGCCAAAACCCATGGAaaaggaaggaagaggatgaggaagagGCGCTCACGTATCCAAAATGAG TCACTGATCATGGGTGATGACTTGCTAGGTGAAGGAGAGATGCCTAGTTCAAAAATACATGTCTGCCAGCACTGCAGGGCAACTTTGTGCAGCTCCTACACGCTGCGCAGACATGAATACACTCACACAG GTGAGAGGCCATTCTGGTGTCATCACTGTAATGTGGGATTCATCCAGAAGTATCGCCTTTTAAAGCACACATTTGCATACCATG GGGACACGTTAACTAACACAGACCAGGAAAAACCGAAAAGGCCGAAGAGAAGAATACAAAGTGGAGAGACATCAGTGAAGGATGACGCTAGCCTTGAg CCATCAGCAAAGAGCCCTGTTAATGATGAAACTGAGGAAAATGTTGCAGCCACAAAGCAAG ACACTTTTGTTTCAGACACAGAGGTGAGAGTGTTCCACTGGGAAGAAGCAGGTCACAGCAAAGTCAAAGACACAAATTGctag
- the si:dkey-93n13.2 gene encoding uncharacterized protein si:dkey-93n13.2 isoform X2: MTKLDRLNTFMTERLMAAVKEIIFTVGRTVREYEEETERIRSENERLKEMLRDSGCFTERANAAPVQSYQPISPVQPGWICSQNEEPQTFDEIQQDRCQRHGEQHPLIKPEKPEYSADAYQESEALPSEANNNEGSHMCADHTEQNTNPVEDEMTNCHFPTKIKVEFMNSNLCSGDAMGSTEDVYQSWSPRSPDLPLGTSDPYRSQLPNQPTYTISEAPPTVSQHSSSSYDANHVSYHNILCTNRSYCSSKCCEMQKRTIAKSSPVWKYFSLKEGDCSKAVCIMCRAVISRGRKEYTTSALLKHLRMKHGKC, translated from the exons ATGACTAAACTTGATCGTTTGAATACTTTCATGACCGAGCGCTTGATGGCTGCTGTGAAGGAGATCATCTTCACTGTCGGCAGAACGGTTCGGGAGTATGAGGAGGAAACGGAGCGAATCAGGAGCGAAAACGAGCGACTGAAAGAAATGTTACGAGACTCTGGGTGTTTCACTGAACGCGCAAATGCTG CTCCTGTGCAGTCTTATCAGCCCATCTCCCCTGTGCAACCTGGATGGATTTGCAGCCAGAATGAGGAGCCACAAACCTTTGATGAGATCCAACAGGACCGATGCCAGAGACACGGCGAACAACATCCGCTCATAAAACCGGAAAAGCCTGAGTACTCTGCTGACGCTTACCAGGAATCTGAAGCTTTGCCATCAGAAGCCAACAACAACGAGGGCTCACACATGTGCGCTGATCACACCGAACAGAACACAAATCCTGTTGAGGATGAGATGACAAACTGTCATTTCCCAACTAAAATCAAAGTTGAATTCATGAATTCTAACTTGTGTTCAGGCGATGCAATGGGGAGCACTGAAGATGTATATCAGAGCTGGTCCCCACGCAGTCCAGACTTGCCTTTAGGGACATCGGACCCCTACAGATCACAACTCCCAAACCAGCCGACATACActatcagtgaagctcctcccacggTATCCCAGCACAGCAGTTCATCTTATGATGCCAATCACGTTTCATATCACAACATATTATGCACCAACAGGTCCTACTGTAGCAGTAAATGCTGTGAAATGCAAAAGAGGACAATAGCCAAATCAAGCCCTGTATGGAAGTATTTCTCTCTAAAAGAAGGAGACTGTAGCAAAGCAGTGTGCATTATGTGTAGGGCCGTCATATCTCGTGGTCGCAAAGAGTACACAACGTCCGCCCTTCTAAAGCACCTTCGGATGAAACATGGTAAATGTTGA
- the si:dkey-93n13.2 gene encoding uncharacterized protein si:dkey-93n13.2 isoform X1, whose product MTKLDRLNTFMTERLMAAVKEIIFTVGRTVREYEEETERIRSENERLKEMLRDSGCFTERANAAPVQSYQPISPVQPGWICSQNEEPQTFDEIQQDRCQRHGEQHPLIKPEKPEYSADAYQESEALPSEANNNEGSHMCADHTEQNTNPVEDEMTNCHFPTKIKVEFMNSNLCSGDAMGSTEDVYQSWSPRSPDLPLGTSDPYRSQLPNQPTYTISEAPPTVSQHSSSSYDANHVSYHNILCTNRSYCSSKCCEMQKRTIAKSSPVWKYFSLKEGDCSKAVCIMCRAVISRGRKEYTTSALLKHLRMKHGNVLIFGSAEKRRMKEITRKTV is encoded by the exons ATGACTAAACTTGATCGTTTGAATACTTTCATGACCGAGCGCTTGATGGCTGCTGTGAAGGAGATCATCTTCACTGTCGGCAGAACGGTTCGGGAGTATGAGGAGGAAACGGAGCGAATCAGGAGCGAAAACGAGCGACTGAAAGAAATGTTACGAGACTCTGGGTGTTTCACTGAACGCGCAAATGCTG CTCCTGTGCAGTCTTATCAGCCCATCTCCCCTGTGCAACCTGGATGGATTTGCAGCCAGAATGAGGAGCCACAAACCTTTGATGAGATCCAACAGGACCGATGCCAGAGACACGGCGAACAACATCCGCTCATAAAACCGGAAAAGCCTGAGTACTCTGCTGACGCTTACCAGGAATCTGAAGCTTTGCCATCAGAAGCCAACAACAACGAGGGCTCACACATGTGCGCTGATCACACCGAACAGAACACAAATCCTGTTGAGGATGAGATGACAAACTGTCATTTCCCAACTAAAATCAAAGTTGAATTCATGAATTCTAACTTGTGTTCAGGCGATGCAATGGGGAGCACTGAAGATGTATATCAGAGCTGGTCCCCACGCAGTCCAGACTTGCCTTTAGGGACATCGGACCCCTACAGATCACAACTCCCAAACCAGCCGACATACActatcagtgaagctcctcccacggTATCCCAGCACAGCAGTTCATCTTATGATGCCAATCACGTTTCATATCACAACATATTATGCACCAACAGGTCCTACTGTAGCAGTAAATGCTGTGAAATGCAAAAGAGGACAATAGCCAAATCAAGCCCTGTATGGAAGTATTTCTCTCTAAAAGAAGGAGACTGTAGCAAAGCAGTGTGCATTATGTGTAGGGCCGTCATATCTCGTGGTCGCAAAGAGTACACAACGTCCGCCCTTCTAAAGCACCTTCGGATGAAACATG GAAATGTGCTAATCTTTGGCAGTGCTGAGAAGAGACGAATGAAagaaattacgagaaaaactgTGTGA